In one Accipiter gentilis chromosome 4, bAccGen1.1, whole genome shotgun sequence genomic region, the following are encoded:
- the SEM1 gene encoding 26S proteasome complex subunit SEM1 codes for MSEKKQPVDLGLLEEDDEFEEFPAEDWTGLDEDEDAHVWEDNWDDDNVEDDFSNQLRAELEKHGYKMETS; via the exons ATGTCGGAGAAGAAGCAGCCGGTGGACCTGGGGCTCCTGGAGGAGGACGACGAGTTTGAGGAGTTCCCGGCGGAAG ATTGGACTGGTTTAGATGAAGATGAAGATGCGCACGTCTGGGAAGACAATTGGGATGATGACAATGTAGAAGATGATTTCTCCAATCAGttaag AGCTGAATTAGAAAAACATGGATACAAGATGGAAACCTCGTAG